In one window of Micromonospora cathayae DNA:
- a CDS encoding SanA/YdcF family protein: MRQGLGWVRRVWQVTFGAVPRWLRWAVLAGAVGAVLLTAGTVASVAWVRSGAEGRVFTAEDVPQAPVALVLGTKVYPDGTPSPFLTGRLEIARTLLATGKVSAILVSGDNMNHDYNEPAAMRRWLVDRGVPADKVVLDHAGFDTYDSCARAKRVFGVDRATVVTQTFHLPRAVTVCRQLGVDAYGVGDETAKAYDRTWRISSSREKLAAVKAAVDVLSGRDPVHLGRPETGVEDALRRP, encoded by the coding sequence ATGCGGCAGGGGCTGGGCTGGGTGCGCAGGGTGTGGCAGGTGACGTTCGGGGCGGTCCCACGCTGGCTACGCTGGGCCGTCCTGGCCGGTGCCGTCGGGGCGGTGCTGCTGACCGCCGGTACGGTCGCCAGCGTGGCCTGGGTACGCAGCGGTGCCGAGGGACGCGTCTTCACCGCCGAGGACGTACCGCAGGCCCCGGTGGCGCTGGTGCTGGGCACCAAGGTGTACCCGGACGGCACCCCGTCGCCGTTCCTCACCGGCCGGCTGGAGATCGCCCGTACCCTGCTCGCCACCGGCAAGGTCTCCGCGATCCTGGTCTCCGGCGACAACATGAACCACGACTACAACGAGCCGGCCGCGATGCGCCGCTGGCTGGTCGACCGGGGCGTACCCGCCGACAAGGTGGTGCTCGACCATGCCGGCTTCGACACGTACGACTCGTGTGCCCGCGCGAAGCGGGTCTTCGGGGTGGACCGGGCCACCGTGGTCACCCAGACGTTCCACCTGCCCCGCGCGGTGACCGTGTGCCGGCAACTCGGCGTCGACGCGTACGGGGTCGGCGACGAGACCGCGAAGGCGTACGACCGGACCTGGCGGATCAGCTCCAGCCGGGAGAAACTGGCCGCCGTGAAGGCCGCCGTGGACGTGCTCTCCGGCCGCGACCCGGTACACCTCGGCCGCCCCGAGACCGGCGTCGAGGATGCGCTACGCCGCCCCTGA
- a CDS encoding DUF4253 domain-containing protein — MHTDLPRLLAALPPEALPPGRLVTPEVGGPPAYWLSDAPAEAYRWTQLRRNHPETGLWPLLLTGLRSDEDRPWVVGEVSPTRRSAPERHDPAELLAQWWHDGVTDEDEDDAELGEATAPFGRRWPGLAAPGEPQEPPGDSADGLVDFLAHEPEFFGEARLGLVAATRSADTLAVVGWSGSANHICNAGQLSAVLRSWEQRYGAQVVAVGFDTLHLSVAAPPTTTEHAVRVAAEHHAFCPDNVHQGSGSLAAYAEEIRGSNSWSFWWD, encoded by the coding sequence GTGCACACGGACCTGCCCCGCCTGCTCGCGGCCCTTCCACCGGAGGCGCTGCCACCCGGTCGCCTGGTCACGCCGGAGGTCGGCGGACCACCGGCGTACTGGCTGAGCGACGCCCCGGCCGAGGCGTACCGGTGGACGCAGTTGCGGCGCAACCACCCGGAGACCGGCCTGTGGCCGCTGCTGCTGACCGGTCTGCGGAGTGACGAGGACCGGCCCTGGGTGGTCGGCGAGGTGTCACCCACCCGGCGGTCGGCACCGGAGCGACACGATCCGGCAGAGCTGTTGGCCCAGTGGTGGCACGACGGCGTGACCGACGAGGACGAGGACGACGCCGAGCTGGGCGAGGCCACCGCCCCGTTCGGCCGGCGCTGGCCCGGCCTGGCCGCCCCCGGCGAGCCGCAGGAGCCGCCCGGTGACAGCGCCGACGGCTTGGTGGACTTCCTCGCCCACGAGCCGGAGTTCTTCGGGGAGGCGCGACTCGGGCTCGTCGCGGCGACCCGCAGCGCGGACACCCTGGCCGTGGTCGGCTGGAGCGGCTCCGCGAACCACATCTGCAACGCCGGCCAGCTCTCGGCGGTGCTGCGGAGCTGGGAGCAGCGGTACGGCGCGCAGGTGGTGGCGGTCGGCTTCGACACCCTGCACCTCAGTGTGGCCGCGCCACCGACCACGACCGAGCACGCCGTGCGGGTCGCCGCCGAGCACCACGCCTTCTGCCCGGACAATGTCCACCAGGGCAGCGGTTCGCTGGCCGCGTACGCGGAGGAGATCCGGGGTTCGAACTCCTGGTCGTTCTGGTGGGACTGA
- the ychF gene encoding redox-regulated ATPase YchF, which translates to MSLTIGIVGLPNVGKSTLFNALTKNDVLAANYPFATIEPNVGVVGLPDDRLDKLAEIFSSQKVLPAPVSFVDIAGLVRGASKGQGRGNAFLANIRDASAICQVVRAFSDPNVVHVDGKVSPADDIETINTELILADLQTLEKALPRLEKEAKLRKDRAAAVEAAKKAAEVLDGGTTLYAGAKAAGIELEHLRELHLLTTKPFLYVFNVDEAELANAAFLDELRALVAPAEAVFMDAKIESELVDLPEAEARELLESIGQSEPGLDQLVRVGFRTLGLQTYLTAGPKEARAWTVPVGATAPEAAGVIHSDFQRGFIKAEVVSYDDLVAAGSMAAAKAAGKVRIEGKEYVMQDGDVVEFRFNV; encoded by the coding sequence GTGAGTCTGACCATCGGGATCGTCGGCCTGCCCAACGTCGGCAAGAGCACCCTGTTCAACGCGTTGACCAAGAACGACGTGCTGGCGGCGAACTACCCGTTCGCCACCATCGAGCCGAACGTCGGCGTGGTCGGGCTGCCCGACGACCGGCTGGACAAGCTGGCCGAGATCTTCAGCTCGCAGAAGGTGCTGCCCGCGCCGGTGTCGTTCGTCGACATCGCCGGCCTGGTCCGGGGCGCGTCGAAGGGGCAGGGCCGGGGCAACGCGTTCCTGGCGAACATCCGGGACGCCTCGGCGATCTGCCAGGTGGTGCGGGCCTTCTCCGACCCGAACGTGGTGCACGTCGATGGCAAGGTCTCCCCGGCCGACGACATCGAGACGATCAACACCGAGCTGATCCTGGCCGACCTGCAGACCCTGGAGAAGGCGCTGCCGCGACTGGAGAAGGAGGCCAAGCTCCGCAAGGACCGGGCCGCCGCCGTCGAGGCCGCGAAGAAGGCCGCCGAGGTCCTCGACGGCGGCACCACGCTGTACGCGGGCGCGAAGGCCGCCGGCATCGAGCTGGAGCACCTGCGTGAGCTGCACCTGCTCACCACCAAGCCGTTCCTGTACGTCTTCAACGTCGACGAGGCGGAGTTGGCGAACGCCGCGTTCCTGGACGAGCTGCGCGCCCTGGTCGCCCCGGCCGAGGCGGTCTTCATGGACGCCAAAATCGAATCCGAGTTGGTGGACCTGCCCGAGGCGGAGGCCCGCGAGCTGCTGGAGTCGATCGGGCAGTCCGAGCCGGGGCTGGACCAGCTCGTCCGGGTCGGCTTCCGCACGCTCGGCCTCCAGACGTACCTGACGGCGGGGCCGAAGGAGGCGCGGGCCTGGACCGTGCCGGTCGGCGCGACCGCCCCCGAGGCCGCCGGGGTGATCCACTCCGACTTCCAGCGCGGCTTCATCAAGGCCGAGGTGGTCTCCTACGACGACCTGGTCGCGGCCGGCTCGATGGCGGCGGCGAAGGCGGCCGGCAAGGTCCGCATCGAGGGCAAGGAGTACGTCATGCAGGACGGCGACGTGGTGGAGTTCCGCTTTAACGTGTGA
- a CDS encoding D-glucuronyl C5-epimerase family protein, with product MLAGGAMGAGVLVVAIVAVAGLLAPATAAVPAAATTAAVTTIDGYARDGYRPLGVAEADLPYRDEAPAPRYDSGPHDEDGVRLFLWQGQLYDHPVAQAGYGFDNLVSYRNTGDRFFLDRAIAQARRNLDRRVVSRDAWWYPYPFEFSRCDGGTIQAPWYSAMAQGQLLSLFVWLYELTGDPEWRLAADRTFASLDLAPQLGVPWVSWVDPSGQLWLEEYPTSGTVQGERVFNGQILALFGVYDYWRITRAPAAVALFDGAATTMRRYVPTDQRLPQWLSRYSIGCPYSYANYHPLHVTLLLKLYSSTGAPVFARYADLLRDDYPPPAVAGTVRFAPGTHVGYRFDPAGRVVEQRSVVLSRISSAAADQRIRVYGRGIHYRMTNGVFAGYLVAEAYGERELLGVTARHDYTPSRLLTVQAGSYTGYRYDGSGQVVGERTVIFSRPSTAPVGASAWIDGRLCYLPTAGAFAGYWLPHTPGVAVAGTPGPTPEATGVTGSAAATTVRQRPGSGAA from the coding sequence ATGCTGGCTGGGGGCGCCATGGGTGCGGGTGTGCTGGTCGTGGCGATCGTGGCGGTTGCCGGGCTGCTCGCTCCGGCCACCGCAGCGGTGCCGGCCGCTGCGACGACGGCGGCGGTGACGACGATCGACGGGTACGCCCGGGACGGCTACCGGCCGCTCGGCGTGGCGGAGGCCGACCTGCCGTACCGGGACGAGGCACCCGCCCCCCGGTACGACAGCGGGCCGCACGACGAGGACGGGGTGCGGCTGTTCCTGTGGCAGGGCCAGCTCTACGACCACCCGGTGGCGCAGGCGGGCTACGGATTCGACAACCTGGTCAGCTACCGGAACACCGGGGACCGGTTCTTCCTGGACCGGGCCATCGCGCAGGCCCGGCGCAACCTGGACCGCCGGGTGGTCTCCCGGGACGCCTGGTGGTACCCGTACCCCTTCGAGTTCTCCCGGTGCGACGGGGGAACGATCCAGGCCCCCTGGTACAGCGCGATGGCCCAGGGGCAGCTGCTGAGTCTCTTCGTCTGGCTCTACGAGCTGACCGGCGACCCGGAATGGCGGCTCGCCGCCGACCGGACGTTCGCCAGTCTCGACCTGGCTCCCCAGCTCGGTGTGCCCTGGGTGAGCTGGGTCGACCCGTCCGGCCAGCTCTGGTTGGAGGAGTACCCGACCAGCGGCACCGTCCAGGGCGAACGGGTGTTCAACGGCCAGATCCTCGCCCTGTTCGGCGTCTACGACTACTGGCGGATCACCCGGGCCCCAGCCGCCGTGGCACTGTTCGACGGGGCGGCCACCACGATGCGCCGGTACGTACCGACCGACCAGCGGCTACCGCAGTGGCTCAGCAGGTACTCGATCGGGTGCCCGTACAGCTATGCCAACTACCACCCGCTGCACGTCACGCTGCTGCTGAAGCTGTACTCGTCGACCGGCGCACCCGTCTTCGCCCGGTACGCCGACCTGCTCCGGGACGACTATCCGCCGCCCGCGGTGGCCGGCACGGTCCGGTTCGCTCCCGGTACCCACGTCGGTTACCGCTTCGACCCGGCCGGCCGGGTCGTCGAGCAGCGGAGCGTGGTCCTGTCCCGGATCTCGTCCGCCGCCGCCGACCAGCGCATCCGGGTGTACGGGCGGGGAATCCACTACCGGATGACCAACGGCGTGTTCGCCGGCTACCTGGTGGCGGAGGCGTACGGCGAGCGGGAACTGCTCGGTGTGACGGCACGCCACGACTACACGCCGTCCCGGCTGCTCACCGTGCAGGCCGGCAGCTACACCGGGTACCGGTACGACGGTTCGGGCCAGGTGGTCGGGGAGCGGACGGTGATTTTCTCCCGGCCGTCGACGGCCCCGGTGGGTGCCAGCGCCTGGATCGACGGCCGGCTCTGCTACCTGCCGACCGCCGGGGCGTTCGCCGGGTACTGGCTGCCGCATACGCCGGGCGTGGCGGTCGCCGGCACGCCCGGACCGACCCCGGAAGCGACCGGGGTGACCGGGTCGGCCGCTGCAACGACGGTCCGACAACGGCCCGGCTCAGGGGCGGCGTAG
- a CDS encoding sensor histidine kinase, with product MTTNLPAALRRPRYLISWWPWRALAYAGTTVPVAAVLTSGLLVVVAPAVAVVNAARQGRPVELPVVVFLTLAGLALLAAAPLVSAPVAAFERWRLGLVDARPLPPARRLIAGDLLAGLAARYTSAAAWREVAYAGWLGAVVPVAYWTFLVLVLLDLTLVASPWLVTGSDDMILVWTTVGTPREAVPYAIGAALFVPVLCYLAGLLAAGQATVARWLLSGPPADPSALREVTRSRARLVDAYEAERRRIERDVHDGAQPRLTSLSVQLGLARLDVPDDSPAAGPLAMAHEQAKELMVTLRRIAQGIRPQQLTELGLAGAARQLAGETAIPVTVHADLPRPLPEPVETTAYYVLSEALNNVALHADATRADVRLTQTDQRLVVEVEDDGRGGADPVRGTGLTGLADRVAAADGRLLLSSPDGGPTLVRVELPCPS from the coding sequence ATGACCACGAACCTGCCGGCGGCGCTGCGCCGGCCCCGATACCTGATCTCCTGGTGGCCGTGGCGGGCACTGGCCTACGCCGGCACCACCGTGCCGGTCGCGGCGGTCCTGACGTCCGGCCTGCTCGTCGTGGTGGCCCCGGCGGTGGCGGTGGTCAACGCGGCCCGGCAGGGCCGGCCGGTCGAACTGCCCGTCGTCGTCTTCCTCACCCTCGCCGGGCTGGCCCTGCTCGCCGCCGCCCCGCTGGTCAGCGCCCCGGTCGCCGCGTTCGAACGCTGGCGGCTGGGCCTGGTCGACGCCCGCCCGCTGCCGCCCGCCCGACGCCTGATCGCCGGGGACCTGCTGGCCGGCCTCGCCGCCCGGTACACCAGCGCCGCCGCCTGGCGGGAGGTCGCCTACGCGGGCTGGCTGGGTGCCGTGGTGCCGGTCGCGTACTGGACGTTCCTGGTGCTGGTGCTGCTCGACCTGACCCTGGTCGCCAGTCCCTGGCTGGTGACCGGCAGCGACGACATGATCCTGGTGTGGACGACGGTGGGGACGCCCCGCGAGGCGGTGCCGTACGCGATCGGGGCAGCCCTGTTCGTGCCCGTGCTCTGCTACCTGGCCGGGCTGCTCGCCGCCGGCCAGGCCACCGTCGCCCGCTGGCTGCTCAGCGGACCGCCGGCCGACCCGTCGGCACTGCGCGAGGTCACCCGCTCCCGGGCCCGGCTGGTCGACGCGTACGAGGCGGAACGCCGCCGGATCGAACGGGACGTGCACGACGGCGCACAGCCCCGACTGACCAGCCTCAGCGTCCAACTCGGGCTGGCCCGCCTCGACGTACCGGACGACTCGCCGGCCGCCGGCCCCCTCGCCATGGCCCACGAGCAGGCCAAGGAGCTGATGGTGACGCTCCGGCGGATCGCGCAGGGCATCCGCCCTCAGCAGCTCACCGAACTGGGCCTGGCCGGGGCCGCCCGCCAGTTGGCCGGCGAGACCGCCATCCCGGTCACCGTGCACGCCGACCTGCCCCGACCGCTGCCGGAACCGGTGGAGACCACCGCCTACTACGTGCTGTCCGAGGCGTTGAACAACGTCGCGCTGCACGCCGACGCGACCCGCGCCGACGTCCGGCTCACCCAGACCGACCAGCGCCTCGTCGTCGAGGTCGAGGACGACGGCCGGGGCGGCGCGGACCCGGTCCGGGGCACCGGGCTGACCGGCCTCGCCGACCGGGTCGCCGCGGCGGACGGACGCCTGCTGCTGTCCAGCCCCGACGGCGGCCCCACCCTGGTCCGGGTGGAACTACCGTGCCCGTCGTGA
- a CDS encoding RNA polymerase sigma factor, which yields MTGRLTDPEVFTAFYRAHVDAVLRFVTRRVDDPHTAADVTAEVFRAVIESAASYRPKRGGEVAWLYGIARNCVASHARSRAREAARQQRLAGRRHLDEDDIGRLEQQIDAARAARRLHPRLEFLPEEERAVLELVALDDLTVSAAAAVLGIRPGTARVRLFRARRALRAAGATPSTLDSIPVETP from the coding sequence ATGACCGGACGGTTGACCGACCCGGAGGTGTTCACCGCCTTCTACCGCGCCCACGTCGACGCGGTGCTGCGCTTCGTCACCCGCCGGGTCGACGACCCGCACACCGCGGCGGACGTCACCGCCGAGGTGTTCCGCGCGGTCATCGAGTCGGCGGCGTCGTACCGGCCGAAACGCGGCGGTGAGGTCGCCTGGCTGTACGGCATCGCCCGCAACTGCGTCGCCAGCCACGCCCGGTCGCGGGCCCGGGAGGCGGCCCGACAGCAGCGGCTGGCCGGCCGCCGCCACCTCGACGAGGACGACATCGGCCGGCTGGAGCAGCAGATCGACGCGGCCCGTGCCGCCCGCCGGCTGCATCCAAGGCTGGAGTTCCTGCCCGAGGAGGAACGGGCGGTACTGGAACTCGTCGCCCTGGACGACCTCACCGTCTCGGCGGCGGCCGCGGTCCTGGGCATCCGCCCCGGCACCGCCCGGGTGCGGCTGTTCCGGGCCCGCCGGGCCCTGCGGGCCGCCGGCGCCACACCGTCCACCCTCGACTCGATCCCCGTGGAGACGCCATGA
- a CDS encoding response regulator transcription factor yields the protein MLAEDEVLLREGLVALLTRFGFEVVAAVGSAPALRDAVGAYRPDLLVTDIRMPPDHRDDGLRAAVALRAHHPTLAVVVLSQYVQSEYASALLDSGDGRRVGYLLKDRVADVAEFAATLRRVVGGGTAVDPDVVRHLLRRTRDPLATLTARERTVLALLAEGHSNAAIAAKLHVTEAAVGKHVGNILAKLDLPPSDDTNRRVLAVLAYLRGTPT from the coding sequence GTGCTCGCCGAGGACGAGGTCCTCCTCCGGGAGGGCCTCGTCGCCCTGCTGACCCGGTTCGGCTTCGAGGTCGTCGCCGCCGTCGGCTCGGCCCCGGCCCTGCGGGACGCCGTCGGGGCGTACCGACCGGACCTGCTGGTCACCGACATCCGGATGCCGCCGGACCACCGCGACGACGGGCTGCGCGCCGCGGTCGCCCTGCGCGCCCACCACCCCACGCTCGCCGTCGTCGTGCTCAGCCAGTACGTGCAGTCCGAGTACGCCTCGGCGCTGCTGGACAGCGGCGACGGCCGGCGCGTCGGCTACCTGCTCAAGGACCGGGTCGCCGACGTGGCCGAGTTCGCCGCCACGCTGCGCCGGGTGGTCGGCGGCGGCACCGCCGTCGACCCCGACGTGGTCCGGCACCTGCTGCGCCGTACGCGGGACCCGCTGGCCACCCTGACCGCCCGGGAACGTACCGTCCTCGCGCTGCTCGCCGAGGGCCACTCCAACGCGGCGATCGCCGCGAAGCTGCACGTCACGGAGGCGGCGGTCGGCAAGCACGTCGGCAACATCCTCGCCAAACTCGACCTGCCCCCCAGCGACGACACCAACCGCCGGGTACTGGCCGTGCTGGCGTACCTGCGCGGCACCCCCACCTGA
- a CDS encoding PIN domain-containing protein has product MSLESLVLDSQGFAMWIERDRTVMRLLEQAERDGVDLAMSAATIIEVSHSGVDVARLTWLLSRVRVEAVTKESARRSVGLLKAAGLHGHRYAIDAMVAEVALRLPAPVAVLTSDVDDIVKLCGQRVRTIGL; this is encoded by the coding sequence GTGAGCCTGGAGTCGCTGGTGCTCGACTCGCAAGGCTTCGCGATGTGGATCGAACGGGATCGCACGGTGATGCGACTGCTGGAGCAGGCAGAGCGCGATGGCGTCGATCTTGCCATGTCGGCCGCCACGATCATCGAGGTCTCCCACTCCGGTGTGGACGTCGCCAGGCTGACCTGGCTGCTGTCCCGGGTCCGAGTGGAGGCGGTGACGAAGGAAAGCGCCCGTCGTAGTGTGGGGCTGTTGAAAGCGGCGGGGCTGCACGGGCACCGGTACGCCATTGATGCCATGGTCGCCGAGGTGGCGTTGCGGCTACCCGCGCCGGTGGCCGTGCTGACATCCGATGTCGATGACATCGTCAAGCTGTGCGGGCAGCGGGTTCGGACCATCGGGCTGTAG
- a CDS encoding GntR family transcriptional regulator yields the protein MRIDPRSHTPVYIQLADLLREQIESGKVPPGSVLASETRLSQEHGIGRESVRMAVAILRSEGLVSTSRGRGTWVREVPQRDEVELTPGGSAIARMPSSHERREMDLDEGVPVLEIRDAAGDVQVLPADKAQIIRPTSD from the coding sequence ATGAGGATCGATCCCCGCTCGCACACGCCGGTCTACATCCAGCTCGCTGACCTGCTGCGCGAGCAGATCGAATCCGGCAAGGTGCCGCCCGGCTCGGTCCTGGCAAGCGAGACCAGGCTCAGCCAGGAGCACGGCATCGGCCGGGAAAGCGTCCGGATGGCCGTGGCGATCCTGCGCTCCGAGGGACTAGTGAGCACGAGCCGAGGGCGTGGCACGTGGGTGCGGGAGGTCCCGCAGCGCGACGAGGTGGAACTCACGCCGGGCGGGTCGGCGATCGCCCGAATGCCGTCGAGCCATGAGCGGCGCGAGATGGACCTCGACGAGGGCGTGCCGGTCCTGGAGATCCGCGACGCCGCCGGCGACGTGCAGGTGCTACCCGCCGACAAGGCGCAGATCATCCGTCCCACGTCCGATTGA
- a CDS encoding AlkA N-terminal domain-containing protein produces MELDFERCYRAVDSRDQRFDGWFYTGVTSTGIYCRPSCPAVTPKRHNVRFFPSAAAAQGAGLRACRRCRPDAAPGSPEWDVRADVVGRAMRLIADGVVDRDGVPGLAARLGYTDRHLHRMLHAELGAGPLALARAQRAQTARLLIETTGLGLAEIAFAAGFGSVRQFNDTVREVFARTPSELRAARGRGPAAGGPGTITVRLAYRPPWHAASLLEFLTLRALPGVEEVRDGTYRRGLCLPHGPGEVALTPATGHVAATFRLADLRDLAPAVARCRRLLDLDADPVAVDQTLGADPALAAVVDAEPGVRLPRAIDGFETAVRAVVGQQVSVTAARTTLIHLLTPPTGGPPAGDGLRGFPGAAEVLHAVDGTAGGMPARRRETIRALARAVVDGRLDLAPGGDPAETRRQLLTLPGIGEWTAGYVAMRGLGDPDVFLPTDLAVRRGARALGLPDDPKELDAYAQRWRPWRSYAVIRLWRAAA; encoded by the coding sequence GTGGAGTTGGACTTCGAACGGTGCTACCGGGCGGTCGACAGCCGTGACCAGCGGTTCGACGGCTGGTTCTACACCGGCGTGACCTCGACCGGGATCTACTGCCGGCCGTCCTGTCCGGCGGTGACCCCGAAACGGCACAACGTCCGGTTCTTCCCGTCGGCCGCCGCCGCCCAGGGCGCCGGACTGCGCGCCTGCCGCCGGTGCCGGCCGGACGCCGCGCCCGGCTCACCGGAGTGGGACGTCCGCGCCGACGTGGTGGGGCGGGCGATGCGGCTGATCGCCGACGGGGTGGTGGACCGGGACGGGGTTCCCGGGCTCGCCGCCCGGCTCGGCTACACCGACCGGCACCTGCACCGGATGCTGCACGCCGAGCTGGGTGCCGGCCCGTTGGCGCTGGCCCGGGCCCAGCGGGCGCAGACCGCCCGGCTGCTGATCGAGACGACCGGGCTGGGGCTGGCGGAGATCGCCTTCGCCGCCGGCTTCGGCAGCGTCCGGCAGTTCAACGACACGGTCCGCGAGGTCTTCGCGCGCACCCCGTCCGAGCTGCGGGCCGCCCGGGGGCGGGGGCCGGCGGCGGGCGGGCCCGGAACGATCACGGTACGGCTGGCGTACCGGCCGCCGTGGCACGCCGCGTCCCTGCTGGAGTTCCTCACGCTGCGGGCGTTGCCCGGGGTCGAGGAGGTGCGCGACGGGACGTACCGCCGGGGGTTGTGCCTGCCGCACGGCCCCGGCGAGGTGGCGCTGACCCCGGCGACCGGGCACGTGGCCGCCACGTTCCGCCTGGCGGACCTGCGGGACCTGGCCCCGGCGGTGGCCCGCTGCCGCCGCCTGCTCGACCTGGACGCCGACCCGGTCGCCGTCGACCAGACGTTGGGCGCCGATCCGGCCCTGGCCGCGGTGGTCGACGCCGAGCCGGGCGTCCGCCTGCCCCGGGCGATCGACGGCTTCGAGACGGCCGTCCGGGCCGTGGTCGGCCAGCAGGTCTCGGTCACCGCCGCCCGCACCACCCTGATCCACCTCCTCACCCCGCCCACCGGTGGTCCTCCCGCCGGGGACGGGTTGCGGGGGTTTCCCGGGGCGGCGGAGGTGCTGCACGCGGTGGACGGGACGGCGGGCGGGATGCCGGCCCGACGGCGGGAGACGATCCGGGCGCTGGCCCGGGCGGTCGTCGACGGCCGGCTGGACCTCGCACCGGGCGGGGACCCGGCGGAGACCCGCCGGCAGCTGCTCACACTGCCCGGCATCGGCGAGTGGACCGCCGGCTACGTCGCCATGCGCGGGCTCGGTGACCCGGACGTCTTCCTCCCCACCGACCTGGCGGTCCGCCGGGGCGCGCGCGCCCTCGGCCTCCCCGACGACCCGAAAGAACTCGACGCGTACGCACAGCGCTGGCGGCCCTGGCGCTCGTACGCGGTGATCCGACTCTGGAGAGCAGCAGCATGA
- a CDS encoding methylated-DNA--[protein]-cysteine S-methyltransferase — MIDYATTDTPAGPFTVLVDTDGAVRAAGFGTDAPALLALTHPTLREPLRERAELGAVTGAVAAYLAGDLTAIDAVPVRQHTDGMFMAHAWQVLRDVKPGDPVTYTAFAALAGRPAAVRAAAAACARNAAALFVPCHRVLRTDGSLGGYRWGLDVKKWLLGHERPLTAS; from the coding sequence ATGATCGATTACGCCACGACGGACACCCCGGCCGGACCGTTCACCGTCCTCGTCGACACGGACGGGGCGGTACGGGCGGCCGGGTTCGGCACCGACGCCCCGGCGTTGCTGGCACTGACCCACCCGACCCTGCGCGAACCACTACGGGAGCGGGCCGAGCTGGGGGCGGTGACCGGGGCGGTGGCCGCGTACCTGGCCGGCGACCTCACCGCCATCGACGCGGTGCCGGTACGCCAGCACACCGACGGAATGTTCATGGCGCACGCCTGGCAGGTGCTGCGCGACGTCAAGCCGGGTGACCCGGTCACGTACACCGCCTTCGCCGCGCTCGCCGGCCGGCCGGCGGCGGTCCGGGCCGCCGCAGCGGCCTGCGCGCGCAACGCCGCCGCGCTGTTCGTCCCCTGCCACCGGGTGCTACGTACCGACGGGAGTCTGGGCGGCTACCGGTGGGGGCTGGACGTGAAGAAGTGGCTTCTCGGTCATGAACGGCCGTTGACGGCAAGTTGA
- a CDS encoding peptidase E yields MPASEPTILATSIGFFSRRRGPWDWRPGPIFDLAAELAQAGPEPRICYLGQAEGDQPTTLTALYGAFAGTRFRLSHLNLFPMPNVEDIRAHLLAQDVVWVGGGSVANLVAVWRVHGLDEILRECWEAGVVLGGVSAGSLCWHVGGTTDSFGPTLRPFTAGLGLLPYGNGVHYNSEAQRRPLIHKLVGAGTIPTAHCTDDGVGLVYRGTTLVEAVADREGVSAYEVRRGEDGTVTETPIPTRLLS; encoded by the coding sequence GTGCCTGCCAGCGAACCCACCATACTCGCCACCAGCATCGGTTTCTTCAGCCGCCGTCGCGGCCCGTGGGACTGGCGTCCCGGGCCGATCTTCGACCTGGCGGCGGAGCTGGCCCAGGCCGGGCCGGAGCCGAGGATCTGCTACCTCGGGCAGGCCGAGGGGGACCAGCCGACCACCCTCACCGCCCTGTACGGGGCGTTCGCCGGCACCCGGTTCCGGCTGTCCCACCTGAACCTGTTCCCGATGCCGAACGTCGAGGACATCCGCGCCCACCTGCTCGCCCAGGACGTCGTCTGGGTCGGCGGCGGCAGCGTCGCCAACCTGGTCGCGGTGTGGCGGGTGCACGGGCTCGACGAGATCCTGCGGGAGTGCTGGGAGGCCGGCGTGGTGCTGGGCGGGGTGTCCGCCGGGTCGCTCTGCTGGCACGTCGGCGGCACCACGGACAGCTTCGGTCCCACGCTGCGTCCGTTCACCGCCGGGTTGGGGCTGCTGCCGTACGGCAACGGGGTGCACTACAACAGTGAGGCGCAGCGCCGGCCGCTGATCCACAAGCTGGTGGGTGCCGGCACCATCCCGACGGCGCACTGCACCGACGACGGCGTGGGGCTGGTCTACCGGGGGACCACGCTGGTCGAGGCGGTCGCGGACCGGGAGGGCGTGTCGGCGTACGAGGTGCGCCGGGGCGAGGACGGCACGGTCACCGAGACCCCGATCCCCACCCGCCTGCTGAGCTGA
- a CDS encoding HigA family addiction module antitoxin, giving the protein MVNEVGKLAPIHPGEVLMEDFITPLGITQHKVAVDIGVPPRRINEIVHGKRRITAGTALRLARYFGTTDLFWINLQNRYDLEIEKDALGDALDSIRPLRAA; this is encoded by the coding sequence GTGGTGAACGAGGTGGGAAAGTTGGCCCCGATCCATCCGGGCGAGGTGCTCATGGAGGACTTCATCACGCCGCTCGGGATCACCCAGCACAAGGTGGCGGTGGACATCGGCGTCCCGCCGCGGCGGATCAACGAGATCGTCCACGGCAAGCGGCGTATCACGGCTGGCACCGCCCTCCGTCTCGCACGCTACTTCGGCACGACGGACCTGTTCTGGATCAACCTGCAGAACCGGTACGACCTCGAGATCGAGAAGGACGCACTCGGCGACGCGCTCGACAGCATCCGGCCGCTCCGCGCGGCGTGA